A part of Acropora palmata chromosome 6, jaAcrPala1.3, whole genome shotgun sequence genomic DNA contains:
- the LOC141884558 gene encoding tRNA (cytosine(72)-C(5))-methyltransferase NSUN6-like isoform X2 — MPSDCLPKLIFLSPEVEEYLKNSLYSEKEEISTEKQDHYYKVEKHPLLRDVLMINGSGPHVDIASVEKEIIVDLHCGIAVLRGANIYIPGVMAAHPCVKRGDLVSVYADLYGKCRKGLTKPFDGQKLFLGNGISLFDRRDVFCCQNNFRGEAVKINFPLYKCPSLRDILPNMLFLQNLPSVVVGHVLNPQPGDIVLDMCASPGGKTTHLASLMEDKGIIVALDKSEPKISKLNQNCDRLGVCCVKSFVFDGVKALDPDKQMDPDNSTVSLPASPPYPSGSFDHILLDAPCSALGQRPQFVVKMKLKELQSYPRLQQKLFTTAVGLLKEGGVLVYSTCTLTPQENEQQVAWALKSFPCLRLERQIPHLGGPGLPNCGLSNEECLLVQRFDPAKSYEEKEKEDSHSFIDTIGFFVAKFTKYSC, encoded by the exons ATGCCATCCGATTGTCTGCCAAAGTTGATCTTCTTGTCGCCTGAAGTTGAGGAATATTTGAAGAATTCCTTGTATTCTGAG AAGGAGGAAATATCCACAGAAAAGCAGGATCATTATTATAAAGTGGAAAAACATCCCCTGCTAAGAGATGTGTTAATGATCAATGGTTCAGGTCCTCATGTTGACATTGCATCAGTTGAGAAAGAGATCATAGTTGACTTGCACTGTGGGATTGCAGTGCTCAGGGGAGCAAACATTTATATCCCTGGTGTCATGGCAGCTCATCCTT GTGTAAAGAGGGGAGACTTGGTGTCTGTTTATGCTGATTTGTATGGCAAATGTCGCAAGGGTCTTACCAAACCTTTTGATGGACAGAAGCTTTTCCTAGGAAATggaatttctttgtttgataGGAGAGATGTGTTCTgttgtcaaaacaatttcag AGGAGAAGCAGTCAAGATTAACTTTCCTCTTTACAAGTGTCCCTCATTAAGAGACATACTTCCTAACATGctgtttcttcaaaatttacCTTCTGTGGTTGTAGGACATGTTTTGAATCCTCAGCCAGGAGACATTGTTTTGGACATGTGCGCCTCACCAG GAGGTAAAACAACACATCTTGCTTCACTCATGGAAGACAAG GGCATTATAGTGGCTCTTGACAAGAGTGAACCCAAAATATCTAAATTGAACCAAAACTGTGATAGGCTTGGTGTTTGCTGCGTCAAGAGCTTTGTGTTTGATGGTGTAAAAGCTCTTGATCCTGACAAACAAATGGACCCTGACAATTCCACAG TGTCCTTGCCTGCCTCCCCACCCTACCCCAGTGGATCATTTGATCATATTCTTCTGGATGCCCCTTGCAGTGCATTGGGTCAGCGTCCTCAGTTTGTggttaaaatgaaattaaaagagCTACAGTCTTATCCCAGGCTGCAGCAAAAGCTTTTTACAACT gcaGTTGGGTTATTAAAGGAAGGAGGTGTACTTGTATACTCCACTTGTACCCTGACTCCACAGGAAAATGAACAGCAGGTTGCATGGGCCCTGAAatcttttccttgtttgagaCTAGAGAGACAG ATTCCACACCTGGGAGGGCCAGGGCTACCCAACTGTGGCTTGTCAAATGAAGAGTGCCTTCTTGTACAGCGATTTGATCCTGCCAAATCTTAtgaggagaaagaaaaagaagatagCCACAGTTTTATAGACACTATTGGTTTCTTTGTTGCAAAGTTTACAAAATACAGTTGTTAA
- the LOC141884559 gene encoding zinc finger MYND domain-containing protein 12-like, which produces MNAINPLANPKGVKLLCELCQKPAFVQCMDCRVTYYCSAEHQKADWLGIHQKICQLLIPLRTPVPFLGSEEERQHRKQQQVVRQTQMIELCRTEGQKLLFEGKYDRVVPAALESLKFSIEVYGLSSIELVPSYLILGEASIGLGRLSQAEEYLAQAQWTVLKTPECADGIRSKLFRNLGLLYAAQGNYPDALSQLADDIYHSSRVYGTDDIRTSGGYFHMANVFYRQSKLDLALSLYNQVTDIWHEHLHKLLKQRTKTPAKPSGIGPAFNSGIPTDFDILDEAQEAEAIQVINAILNLREQQSVQTPAVMCKIYFTTAMLQFILGDMPKAKEFGMKARTACENTMSADPETSKNIEEFLKAVERSM; this is translated from the exons ATGAACGCGATTAATCCTTTAGCTAACCCCAAAGGCGTCAAGCTCTTATGTGAGCTATGTCAAAAACCAGCTTTTGTTCAGTGTATGGATTGTCGAGTCACATATTATTG TTCCGCAGAGCATCAGAAAGCTGATTGGCTGGGAATTCATCAAAAGATTTGCCAATTGTTGATTCCATTGCGAACTCCAGTTCCATTTCTTGGATCTGAAGAGGAAAGACAACAcaggaaacaacaacaagttgtCAGACAG ACACAAATGATAGAGTTATGCCGCACAGAGGGTCAGAAGTTATTGTTTGAGGGGAAATATGACAGAGTAGTCCCTGCTGCTCTGGagtctttgaaattctcaaTTGAAGTTTATGGTCTCAGCAGTATTGAACTTGTTCCATCATATCTAATCCTTGGTGAGGCCAGCATTG GCCTTGGTCGTTTGTCTCAAGCTGAGGAGTATTTAGCTCAGGCTCAGTGGACTGTACTCAAGACTCCAGAGTGTGCAGATGGGATCAGATCAAAGCTCTTCCGAAACCTGGGATTACTGTATGCTGCACAGGGAAACTATCCTGATGCTTTATCACAGTTAGCAGATGAT ATTTATCATTCGTCAAGAGTATATGGCACAGATGACATCAGAACATCTGGTGGTTATTTCCACATGGCAAATGTCTTCTACCGGCAAAGTAAACTGGACCTTGCTCTCTCTCTGTACAACCAG GTAACCGACATCTGGCATGAACACCTACACAAACTGTTAAAGCAAAGAACCAAGACACCTGCAAAGCCATCTGGGATAGGACCAGCTTTCAATTCTGGAATACCAACAGACTTTGATATTCTAG ATGAAGCACAAGAAGCAGAGGCTATACAAGTTATCAATGCTATATTAAACCTACGAGAGCAACAGTCAGTCCAAACACCTGCAGTTATGTGTAAAATATATTTCACTACAGCAATGTTGCAGTTCATCCTAGGAGACATGCCAAAG GCAAAGGAGTTTGGGATGAAAGCTCGTACAGCATGTGAGAACACAATGTCTGCTGACCCTGAGACTTCAAAGAACATTGAGGAATTTTTGAAAGCAGTTGAACGATCCATGTAA
- the LOC141884558 gene encoding tRNA (cytosine(72)-C(5))-methyltransferase NSUN6-like isoform X1: MPSDCLPKLIFLSPEVEEYLKNSLYSEKSGDVAEFDRLLEALRSPPLCTIVRVNNLKTTVDDAQKRLQSILDQKEEISTEKQDHYYKVEKHPLLRDVLMINGSGPHVDIASVEKEIIVDLHCGIAVLRGANIYIPGVMAAHPCVKRGDLVSVYADLYGKCRKGLTKPFDGQKLFLGNGISLFDRRDVFCCQNNFRGEAVKINFPLYKCPSLRDILPNMLFLQNLPSVVVGHVLNPQPGDIVLDMCASPGGKTTHLASLMEDKGIIVALDKSEPKISKLNQNCDRLGVCCVKSFVFDGVKALDPDKQMDPDNSTVSLPASPPYPSGSFDHILLDAPCSALGQRPQFVVKMKLKELQSYPRLQQKLFTTAVGLLKEGGVLVYSTCTLTPQENEQQVAWALKSFPCLRLERQIPHLGGPGLPNCGLSNEECLLVQRFDPAKSYEEKEKEDSHSFIDTIGFFVAKFTKYSC, encoded by the exons ATGCCATCCGATTGTCTGCCAAAGTTGATCTTCTTGTCGCCTGAAGTTGAGGAATATTTGAAGAATTCCTTGTATTCTGAG AAATCTGGTGATGTTGCAGAGTTTGATCGTTTATTAGAGGCACTTAGGTCCCCTCCATTATGTACCATTGTGAGGGtaaacaatttaaaaacaaccGTGGATGATGCACAAAAGAGGCTTCAAAGCATTTTGGATCAA AAGGAGGAAATATCCACAGAAAAGCAGGATCATTATTATAAAGTGGAAAAACATCCCCTGCTAAGAGATGTGTTAATGATCAATGGTTCAGGTCCTCATGTTGACATTGCATCAGTTGAGAAAGAGATCATAGTTGACTTGCACTGTGGGATTGCAGTGCTCAGGGGAGCAAACATTTATATCCCTGGTGTCATGGCAGCTCATCCTT GTGTAAAGAGGGGAGACTTGGTGTCTGTTTATGCTGATTTGTATGGCAAATGTCGCAAGGGTCTTACCAAACCTTTTGATGGACAGAAGCTTTTCCTAGGAAATggaatttctttgtttgataGGAGAGATGTGTTCTgttgtcaaaacaatttcag AGGAGAAGCAGTCAAGATTAACTTTCCTCTTTACAAGTGTCCCTCATTAAGAGACATACTTCCTAACATGctgtttcttcaaaatttacCTTCTGTGGTTGTAGGACATGTTTTGAATCCTCAGCCAGGAGACATTGTTTTGGACATGTGCGCCTCACCAG GAGGTAAAACAACACATCTTGCTTCACTCATGGAAGACAAG GGCATTATAGTGGCTCTTGACAAGAGTGAACCCAAAATATCTAAATTGAACCAAAACTGTGATAGGCTTGGTGTTTGCTGCGTCAAGAGCTTTGTGTTTGATGGTGTAAAAGCTCTTGATCCTGACAAACAAATGGACCCTGACAATTCCACAG TGTCCTTGCCTGCCTCCCCACCCTACCCCAGTGGATCATTTGATCATATTCTTCTGGATGCCCCTTGCAGTGCATTGGGTCAGCGTCCTCAGTTTGTggttaaaatgaaattaaaagagCTACAGTCTTATCCCAGGCTGCAGCAAAAGCTTTTTACAACT gcaGTTGGGTTATTAAAGGAAGGAGGTGTACTTGTATACTCCACTTGTACCCTGACTCCACAGGAAAATGAACAGCAGGTTGCATGGGCCCTGAAatcttttccttgtttgagaCTAGAGAGACAG ATTCCACACCTGGGAGGGCCAGGGCTACCCAACTGTGGCTTGTCAAATGAAGAGTGCCTTCTTGTACAGCGATTTGATCCTGCCAAATCTTAtgaggagaaagaaaaagaagatagCCACAGTTTTATAGACACTATTGGTTTCTTTGTTGCAAAGTTTACAAAATACAGTTGTTAA